The proteins below come from a single Chrysoperla carnea chromosome 1, inChrCarn1.1, whole genome shotgun sequence genomic window:
- the LOC123298291 gene encoding UDP-glucose 4-epimerase — translation MANGKTVLVTGGAGYVGSHTVVELLEQNYNVISIDNLVNAYADSPTEKPESLKRIEKLTGKSITSYNIDIRCKDNLDKVFKTHKIDYVIHFAALKSVGESCAKPLQYYQNNISGSCVLFEVMSENNVKKLVFSSSATVYGTPQKLPLDENHPTGQGCTNPYGKTKFFVEEIMKDLCSSDSEWSAISLRYFNPVGAHESGLIGEDPSGIPNNLMPFIAQVAVGRRAKLSVYGSDYDTIDGTGVRDYIHVNDLAIGHVRALDKFCDNNFKGFKPYNLGTGKGLSVLQMVEAFKKASGKDIPYEIVDRRPGDIASCYADASLALKELNWSATKDVNAMCKDTWNWQSKNPNGYQTKTAN, via the exons atggcaaatGGAAAAACGGTGTTGGTTACGGGAGGTGCTGGTTACGTTGGGTCACATACTGTTGTAGAATTAttagaacaaaattataatgttatttcaattgataaTTTAGTCAACGCATATGCAGACAGTCCAACCGAAAAACCGGAATCATTAAAgcgaattgaaaaattaactggAAAATCCATAACTAgttataatattgatatacgATGTAAAGATAACTTGGATAAGGTTTTTAAGACT cATAAAATAGACTACGTCATTCATTTTGCCGCTCTGAAATCTGTTGGTGAATCATGTGCAAAGCCATTACAGTATTATCAAAACAATATCAGTGGCTCTTGTGTTTTATTCGAGGTAATGTCTGAGAATAatgtgaaaaaattagttttctcaTCATCAGCAACGGTGTATGGTACACCTCAAAAATTACCACTAGATGAGAATCATCCTACTGGCCAAGGTTGTACAAATCCTTATggaaagacaaaattttttgttgaagaaATAATGAAAGATTTATGTAGTTCAGATTCT GAATGGAGTGCAATTTCTTTACGGTATTTTAATCCTGTCGGTGCTCATGAATCGGGATTAATTGGTGAAGATCCTTCAGGAATTCCAAACAATTTAATGCCTTTTATTGctcaa gtGGCAGTTGGTAGACGTGCAAAATTAAGTGTATATGGTTCTGATTATGATACAATAGATGGCACTGGTGTACGAGATTACATTCATGTAAACGATTTAGCAATAGGTCATGTAAGAGCTTTAGACAAGTtttgtgataataattttaaaggtttCAAACCGTACAATTTGGGAACGGGAAAGGGTTTATCAGTTCTGCAAATGGTTGAAGCATTTAAAAAAGCTTCAGGTAAAGATATTCCATATGAAATTGTTGACCGACGTCCAGGTGATATTGCATCATGCTATGCTGATGCTAGTCTTGCTCTAAAAGAATTGAATTGGAGTGCCACAAAAGATGTAAATGCTATGTGTAAAGATACATGGAATTGGCAATCAAAGAATCCTAATGGTTACCAAACGAAGACTGCTAATTaa
- the LOC123298403 gene encoding CCAAT/enhancer-binding protein gamma — MAPRKNSKNNESNNNNRSGRKSANATDSVDSDDGTDEYRKKRDRNNQAVKRSRVKSKMRTQETLARVTHLKNENSILEEKVKTLTKELGFLKELFLAHAGSSKNINIEGVDLSKLLSDESTGTGLVDSAIVVKNESVPSNNE; from the coding sequence ATGGCACCaagaaaaaattccaaaaataacgaaagtaataataataatcgatcTGGTAGAAAATCAGCGAATGCAACAGATTCAGTAGATTCAGATGATGGTACTGatgaatatcgaaaaaaacgTGATCGAAATAATCAAGCAGTGAAACGAAGTCgtgtaaaatcgaaaatgcGTACACAAGAAACATTGGCAAGagtaacacatttaaaaaatgaaaatagtattCTAGAAGAAAAAGTGAAAACATTAACAAAAGAATTaggatttttaaaagaattgttTCTAGCTCATGCTGGTAGttcaaaaaacattaatattgaAGGTGTAGATTTATCGAAATTATTGTCCGATGAAAGCACAGGTACTGGCCTTGTGGATAGTGCAATTGTTGTTAAAAATGAAAGTGTACCATCTAATAACGAATAA